In Aedes albopictus strain Foshan chromosome 3, AalbF5, whole genome shotgun sequence, the following are encoded in one genomic region:
- the LOC134290205 gene encoding uncharacterized protein LOC134290205, whose protein sequence is MSRSTKGSRKVKNHCQACGAADTDRMVSCCHCGSWWHFECVGVNDSIAELDRVFNCPKCQKPSTQVPVDKAPSRKAGSVSSACSSRASRARLELEKLEAQKALAVKRLELQRREQDRKHKEAELLFQQKKAEDEAALEQLQLQLEETVMNESFRLRDIIAQEGGDDEDIRSVGSVESSFSKVRRWRALNSTMAASTEQAPTVPTISETTTTTTTTPARQDGEQQPTSKQGVLEVALAGISLGQSAMEPTLGGLIGRTESTILSTTSRNCTNICQIPPAPLGPSVSSLRTTLEHSNPSTPNFPTVSNVGASLPFNRSLMGIQSRGVHFDNPCGQVSAQFIRTNEVNRSSVDRNSGVVTVADLLGGLHPRQPIPAEFEPGQPGLQQPPARDPELQRRDPEQRSQHGQPHPQVLPVYYGPTPQQLAARHVMTKELPTFSGNPEDWPLFISAYANSTQACGFSDSENLARLQRCLKGHALESVRSRLLLPASVPHVLATLETLYGRPELLIHALLQKIRGVPAPKQDRLDTLIGFGMAVQNLSDHLEAGRHEAHLNNPMLLFELVEKLPAHMKLDWSLYKQRCGEVNIRSFAQYMETLVRAATDVTLQYDPKQQPRLMKEKIGKDKNFCGTHTTEDSAPVTPKVATEDSKRRSSPACLICQNPEHRVKDCSEFRKKTVDERWKTIQQLNLCRLCLGAHGRRPCKIRKQCDTEGCQRRHHPLLHSKQDSSDIKRCTDGSKQGNRDGRPTGNNVQVENKQDQHDPKPSSSKVATNHHFAGKTTLFRIIPVTLHGNNRSVSVYAFLDDGSEKTLVDEEVVKQLGVVGEMQPLCLQWTANVKRTEANSQRVTLEIAGHSSLSRHSLTDVRTVSKLDLPRQSLRYAEISEAFPYLKGLPIADYDNAQPQILIGNDNAHVTSTLKLRDGQPGEPIAAKSRLGWTVYGSSQEKSVDQAHSFHICECQEEDQTLHELVEQFFSVESLGVMQIPPTESEEVQRAHRILKETTKRIGQRFETGLLWKYDRFEFPDSYGMAVRRLQCLERRMRNDPIIGESVTRQISEYQAKGYIHKATREELDEADPRRTWYLPLGVVINPKKPSKIRIFCDAAAKVDGVSLNTMLLKGPDLLRTLLDVLFGFREKRIALCADLKEMFHQIRIHRDDRHAQRLLWREDATQEPEVYLMDVATFGATCSPCSAQYVKNVNAEQYSEAYPAAANAIIRKHYVDDYLDSVDDVEEAVKLALEVKYVHSQGGFHLRNWLSNSKEVLARVGESDPATKKCLQLDKNGSTERVLGMYWRPDEDVFTFSSTLATETKHPTKRQALRVVMSPFDPAGLLCFFLIHGKILIQDLWRAKTDWDQLIPEKLLEKWERWTYLFRYLDQIKIPRSYFPHHSAKDIVSLQLHVYVDASEEAYACVGYLRAVFPDEIKVALVGAKSKVAPLKAHSIPRLELMAAVIGVRLAKSILNGHSLIIEKVSYWSDSKTVLAWINSDHRNYRQFVACRVGEILSKSKAEDWRWVPTKKNVADDATKWGNGPHLSADSRWFRGEEELYLPEELWTTSTYSTNETTDEELRSCLIHRGAIIVQFVEWERYSNWKRLHRTVGHVHRYVRNLRRKVNKEQLHNGPLTQEELVKAEATIFRWIQTERYPDEATALDSVEGKQSNRQVRLEKSSTIRKLSPYLDEAGVIRSDSRIVAAAFASYDTRCPIVLPKDHRVTRMLVAWYHEKYLHANNETVVNEVRQRFHISQLRSLVRNVSKECTTCKVKKSTPAIPRMAPLPVARLQPYVRPFSYVGIDYFGPIAVKVNRSSAKRWVALFTCMTTRAVHLEVVHALSAESCKMAIRRFIARRGAPVEIRSDRGTNFVGSSNELKMEMSTIDRKLAETFTNANTNWVFNPPGAPHMGGAWERLVRSVKTALAAMDTPRTPNEESLATVLAEAESVVNSRPLTYIPLETAQQESLTPNHFLLMSSNGVAQTPKTLADPKQVSRNDWNLCRTLVDQFWRRWVREYLPTIARRTKWFDEVKPIQVDDLVLIVEEKIRNGWIRGRVAELIIGRDGRVRAAVVQTAGGMVHRPVSKLARLDVAASKAGPELPDQPYGSGSCYGSSHRSLITTPTSERPSEDCHSDN, encoded by the coding sequence ATGTCGAGAAGTACGAAAGGCTCACGGAAAGTGAAAAACCACTGCCAGGCTTGTGGAGCAGCGGATACCGACCGGATGGTTAGTTGCTGCCACTGCGGTTCTTGGTGGCATTTCGAGTGCGTGGGCGTCAACGACAGCATTGCCGAGCTCGACAGAGTGTTTAACTGTCCGAAATGCCAGAAACCCTCCACTCAAGTACCGGTGGACAAAGCACCAAGCAGGAAAGCGGGAAGTGTAAGTTCTGCGTGCTCCAGCAGGGCGTCCAGGGCGCGCTTAGAACTGGAGAAACTCGAAGCACAGAAAGCTCTCGCAGTGAAGCGCCTGGAGCTACAGCGACGAGAGCAAGATCGGAAGCATAAGGAGGCGGAGTTGCTATTTCAGCAAAAGAAGGCGGAAGACGAGGCAGCCCTCGAGCAACTGCAGCTGCAGCTAGAGGAGACCGTGATGAACGAGTCATTCCGGCTGCGGGATATAATCGCCCAGGAGGGTGGTGATGACGAGGATATAAGGAGCGTTGGATCGGTGGAAAGTTCATTCAGCAAGGTTCGGCGATGGAGAGCGTTGAATTCGACGATGGCAGCCTCGACGGAGCAGGCTCCGACTGTCCCTACGATCAGCGAAACGACGACAACGACCACAACAACACCAGCTAGGCAGGACGGCGAGCAGCAACCAACTAGCAAACAGGGAGTTCTTGAAGTGGCGTTGGCAGGTATTTCATTAGGGCAGTCAGCAATGGAGCCAACGTTAGGAGGTTTGATAGGTCGAACAGAAAGCACTATTCTATCGACAACTAGTAGGAACTGTACGAATATTTGCCAAATTCCCCCTGCTCCTTTAGGGCCTAGTGTAAGCAGTCTCAGAACCACCCTAGAGCATTCAAATCCTAGCACTCCTAATTTTCCCACTGTCTCGAACGTTGGTGCATCATTGCCTTTCAATCGGTCCTTGATGGGTATTCAGTCACGCGGTGTACATTTCGATAATCCGTGTGGCCAAGTTTCCGCGCAGTTCATTCGAACAAACGAAGTGAATCGAAGTAGTGTTGATCGAAATAGTGGTGTGGTGACTGTAGCTGATCTACTCGGAGGTTTGCATCCCAGGCAACCAATACCTGCTGAATTCGAGCCAGGACAACCGGGTCTACAACAACCGCCAGCGAGAGATCCAGAATTGCAGCGTAGAGATCCAGAACAACGGTCACAGCATGGACAACCACATCCACAGGTGCTACCGGTGTACTACGGACCAACACCCCAGCAGTTAGCGGCGAGACACGTTATGACCAAGGAGTTGCCGACcttttccggaaatccggaggatTGGCCACTGTTTATTAGTGCATACGCAAACTCTACTCAGGCGTGTGGGTTTTCGGACTCGGAAAACCTAGCAAGACTGCAGCGGTGCCTTAAAGGACATGCCTTGGAATCGGTCCGGAGTCGACTGCTTTTACCGGCGAGTGTCCCACACGTACTTGCTACATTGGAGACGTTGTACGGCCGACCGGAGCTGTTGATACACGCGTTACTGCAAAAGATCAGAGGAGTTCCCGCGCCGAAGCAGGACAGACTAGATACGCTGATTGGATTCGGTATGGCAGTGCAAAACCTTAGCGACCATTTAGAAGCCGGAAGACACGAAGCGCATCTCAACAACCCGATGCTATTGTTCGAGTTGGTAGAGAAGCTCCCGGCGCACATGAAGCTGGACTGGTCGCTGTACAAGCAAAGGTGTGGAGAAGTGAATATCCGTTCTTTCGCCCAGTACATGGAGACGTTAGTACGCGCAGCAACCGACGTCACACTGCAGTACGATCCAAAACAGCAACCCCGACTGATGAAAGAAAAGATCGGCAAGGATAAGAATTTCTGCGGAACTCACACGACGGAAGATTCGGCCCCGGTCACACCGAAAGTAGCAACAGAAGATTCGAAGCGCAGATCCAGCCCAGCTTGTCTAATCTGTCAAAATCCGGAACATCGTGTCAAGGATTGCTCGGAATTTCGCAAAAAGACTGTGGACGAGCGCTGGAAAACGATACAGCAGCTTAACTTGTGTCGACTTTGTCTAGGAGCCCACGGCAGGAGACCATGCAAAATCCGTAAGCAATGTGATACTGAGGGCTGCCAGCGGCGACATCATCCATTGCTACATTCCAAGCAAGACTCCAGTGATATCAAGCGATGCACAGATGGCAGCAAGCAAGGTAATCGTGATGGACGACCAACAGGAAATAACGTGCAGGTGGAAAACAAACAAGATCAGCATGATCCGAAGCCAAGCAGTTCCAAAGTCGCTACCAATCATCATTTTGCCGGTAAGACGACACTATTTCGGATTATTCCAGTTACCTTACATGGCAATAACCGTTCCGTGTCCGTATACGCCTTCTTGGACGACGGGTCAGAGAAAACACTTGTTGACGAAGAAGTGGTGAAGCAGCTCGGTGTTGTCGGAGAAATGCAACCATTGTGTCTTCAGTGGACGGCAAACGTGAAAAGGACGGAAGCGAACTCGCAGCGGGTAACTTTGGAAATCGCAGGACATTCAAGCTTATCTAGACATTCTCTGACGGACGTACGCACAGTGAGTAAGTTGGATTTGCCAAGACAATCGTTGCGGTATGCTGAAATCTCGGAAGCATTCCCATACCTGAAAGGTCTTCCAATAGCAGATTATGACAATGCGCAACCCCAAATTTTGATTGGCAACGACAACGCCCACGTTACATCAACGCTCAAGCTTCGTGATGGTCAGCCCGGAGAGCCAATTGCAGCGAAATCGCGGCTTGGATGGACGGTTTACGGGTCTAGTCAAGAGAAGTCCGTGGATCAAGCCCACAGTTTCCACATCTGCGAGTGCCAGGAGGAGGATCAAACGCTGCATGAGCTGGTTGAGCAGTTCTTCTCGGTAGAAAGTCTGGGAGTAATGCAAATACCGCCAACAGAGTCCGAGGAGGTTCAACGAGCTCATCGAATACTGAAAGAAACCACGAAGCGTATCGGCCAGCGGTTCGAAACAGGGCTCCTTTGGAAGTACGATCGCTTCGAATTTCCGGACAGCTACGGCATGGCAGTTCGACGGTTGCAGTGCTTAGAGAGACGTATGCGGAACGATCCCATCATCGGAGAGAGTGTGACAAGACAGATATCCGAGTATCAAGCAAAGGGATATATCCACAAAGCTACTCGGGAAGAACTCGATGAGGCGGATCCACGGCGTACGTGGTATTTGCCGTTAGGGGTTGTCATCAATCCGAAGAAACCGTCAAAAATTCGAATTTTCTGCGATGCGGCGGCAAAAGTGGACGGAGTCTCACTCAATACGATGCTGCTAAAAGGGCCAGATCTTCTGCGGACGTTGCTGGATGTTCTTTTCGGTTTCCGGGAGAAGCGCATAGCTCTGTGTGCAGATCTTAAGGAAATGTTCCACCAGATACGGATTCATCGTGATGATCGACATGCGCAACGTTTACTGTGGCGAGAGGACGCCACTCAGGaaccagaagtgtatttgatggatGTGGCCACGTTTGGAGCAACGTGTTCGCCATGTTCGGCGCAATACGTTAAAAATGTAAACGCCGAACAGTATTCAGAAGCATATCCGGCCGCAGCAAACGCTATAATTCGGAAGCATTATGTGGACGATTATTTGGACAGCGTTGACGACGTTGAAGAAGCTGTGAAATTGGCGCTAGAGGTCAAGTACGTCCATTCCCAAGGTGGGTTTCATTTACGGAACTGGCTGTCGAACTCCAAAGAGGTGCTAGCACGAGTCGGAGAAAGCGATCCAGCAACGAAGAAGTGTCTCCAGCTAGATAAAAACGGCTCAACAGAACGCGTACTTGGGATGTACTGGAGGCCTGATGAAGATGTCTTCACATTTTCGTCTACCTTGGCAACGGAAACAAAGCACCCGACCAAACGACAAGCCTTGCGAGTAGTTATGAGCCCGTTCGATCCAGCAGGGCTATTATGCTTCTTCCTGATTCATGGCAAGATACTGATTCAGGACCTGTGGCGAGCAAAGACTGATTGGGATCAACTGATCCCGGAGAAATTACTTGAAAAGTGGGAACGGTGGACTTATTTGTTTCGCTATCTGGACCAGATTAAAATCCCGCGCAGCTATTTCCCGCATCATTCGGCGAAGGATATCGTATCGTTGCAGTTGCATGTCTACGTGGATGCCAGCGAAGAGGCGTACGCTTGCGTGGGGTATTTGCGTGCGGTGTTTCCTGACGAGATAAAGGTAGCTCTGGTAGGAGCAAAGTCGAAGGTAGCTCCGTTAAAAGCGCACTCGATTCCTCGTCTAGAGCTAATGGCTGCAGTCATCGGTGTACGTTTGGCAAAATCCATACTCAATGGTCACTCGCTGATAATTGAGAAAGTTTCCTACTGGAGTGATTCGAAGACAGTGTTGGCCTGGATTAACTCGGACCACCGCAACTATCGACAGTTCGTCGCTTGCAGAGTGGGTGAGATTTTATCCAAATCAAAAGCTGAGGATTGGCGATGGGTACCAACGAAGAAAAACGTGGCAGACGATGCGACCAAGTGGGGGAATGGCCCCCATCTGTCTGCGGATAGTCGTTGGTTTCGCGGGGAAGAAGAGCTGTATCTGCCAGAAGAACTTTGGACAACGAGCACGTATTCAACCAATGAGACAACCGACGAAGAACTTCGATCCTGCTTGATACATCGCGGAGCGATAATAGTCCAATTTGTGGAATGGGAGCGGTATTCCAACTGGAAGCGTTTGCATCGCACAGTAGGACACGTTCATCGCTACGTTCGAAATTTGCGGCGGAAGGTGAACAAAGAACAACTGCATAACGGTCCGCTTACGCAGGAGGAGCTCGTGAAGGCCGAAGCAACCATTTTCCGTTGGATCCAGACTGAACGATATCCTGATGAAGCCACGGCTCTGGACAGCGTTGAAGGCAAGCAGTCAAATCGACAAGTGCGTCTGGAGAAGTCTAGCACGATTCGCAAGTTGTCGCCGTACCTGGACGAAGCCGGAGTCATTCGTTCAGATAGTAGGATCGTCGCAGCAGCATTTGCATCATATGACACGAGGTGTCCTATAGTCTTGCCCAAGGATCATCGGGTGACGCGGATGCTAGTCGCATGGTATCACGAAAAATATCTTCACGCAAATAACGAAACCGTAGTTAACGAGGTGAGGCAACGTTTCCACATCTCTCAACTGCGGTCGCTTGTGCGCAACGTTTCTAAGGAGTGTACGACCTGCAAGGTGAAGAAGTCAACTCCAGCGATACCCCGAATGGCACCACTCCCTGTGGCCAGGTTACAGCCATACGTACGTCCCTTTTCGTACGTGGGTATCGACTACTTTGGTCCCATTGCCGTCAAAGTGAACCGTAGTTCTGCCAAACGGTGGGTCGCACTGTTCACTTGTATGACTACCAGAGCAGTACACCTCGAGGTCGTTCACGCTCTTTCAGCAGAATCGTGTAAGATGGCGATCAGACGATTCATCGCACGCCGAGGAGCTCCAGTCGAGATCCGCAGCGATAGAGGAACGAATTTCGTGGGTTCGAGCAATGAACTGAAGATGGAGATGAGCACAATCGATCGTAAGCTAGCGGAAACATTCACTAACGCAAACACCAATTGGGTGTTTAACCCACCAGGAGCTCCCCATATGGGTGGAGCATGGGAGCGACTTGTGCGATCGGTGAAAACTGCGCTAGCCGCAATGGATACTCCACGAACACCAAATGAAGAGTCTTTAGCGACAGTGCTGGCCGAAGCTGAGAGTGTGGTGAACTCGAGGCCCCTTACTTATATTCCTCTGGAGACAGCTCAGCAGGAATCTCTAACACCAAACCATTTTTTACTGATGAGCTCAAATGGTGTAGCACAGACACCGAAAACATTGGCGGACCCGAAACAAGTAAGCAGGAATGATTGGAATCTATGCAGAACGTTGGTAGATCAGTTCTGGCGTCGGTGGGTGCGAGAATATCTACCGACAATCGCACGTCGGACGAAATGGTTCGACGAGGTGAAACCAATCCAGGTTGACGATTTAGTTCTAATAGTCGAGGAGAAAATACGTAACGGATGGATTCGAGGACGAGTAGCTGAACTCATCATTGGGCGTGATGGACGAGTCCGTGCTGCGGTCGTACAGACTGCTGGTGGTATGGTACACCGACCAGTGTCAAAGTTGGCGCGGTTGGATGTAGCAGCGAGTAAAGCTGGACCGGAGTTACCTGACCAGCCTTACGGGTCGGGGAGCTGTTACGGCAGTTCGCACCGATCCCTCATAACTACGCCAACGTCGGAGCGCCCCTCGGAAGATTGTCACAGTGACAACTGA